In Dermacentor silvarum isolate Dsil-2018 chromosome 10, BIME_Dsil_1.4, whole genome shotgun sequence, the genomic stretch gaacctcCCCTACAGGGCAGGCCCTtggcgtggcgcaaggcgttagtgaacaaaaatttaatttctcgaagtaaaattcgtcacaaaaattgtaaagtacgacttaaccacaacctacaagcgtgatagcgtcagattgtaatttgagtatacgagaaaaaaaaagcctgataagcaaccagggatctttgaatgctatcgcgtcccactcttaaaagcgaagcttaaacATCCTCAAACTTTTTTACTATTTTTCGGCCCGCTAGCCACCTCTGGTCTCCGCCAGCTCTGTCTAACGAAACTGGTTTAAAGCTGGTGCATGCAGGCCTCAAGAGGTTAACTCACTCACCCCTTTGTGTAAGCAactcccccattttttttttttttttcatttttttttttttttttagtcacggAACAAGCTTTGATTTCAGTACATGGACCGTGACAAGCAGAACGGACGCGTCAGTTGAGCTCTGTGGTTTGACAATAAGAATTCATGCATCCTCTGACTGTGTCGTTCTTCCGAGCACGACTGAGGTTGCGAGCATTAGATACCCAGCTGAGATAGGCTGCATTCTAATGTAATGAACACTCGTGTACCGTGTTTAGCGTGCTACAGGAACCTGGTTGGTAGAAAGTGAGCCCACATGTTTCTTTGTCACGTTATAGGGCTCCATTGCAAGTTTCGGTTATCCACTGGAaattttcaaattggttcattattagagTAGACTGAAAATGAAAATTGAAACATTGTGTCAGCATGCCCCCAGCAGGCAAGTTTCCtaccaacatagacactctcttcGTTTTCCATACTACAGCTAAGATCACATTTATGTCACGGGCCTGCCTCTAGCCATATTGTAGGTACCTGCCTGACAAAAACATGGGCCAATCTGAAAGGCAGTACTGTCTAGCACGCTGTCTCAAAGCACTAGCTGTCGCAAAGGAAGAATGCAAGAAAATGGCACGTGAAACTTGCGTTGGAGGTTTCAAAGCGTGACTTAGGCACAAGAGAAGAAGCGTGGGTTGCTGTCCTGGAAGACAAAATCTCAATCCCACCGTTGGTCACACATATCTTTAttgcatatataaatatatatataggcgTACTTTACCCGCTTGAGTAATGGAAAACTCTAGGTGTGTTTAGCGTACATGAGCGAGTCGCAGCTTGTGCGAAATCGCAAGTTTGCAAGAGATACTTCATAAATGAGTGCGCAAGGTCGCCTGTGACATATGCACGCGCAGTTGTTTAGACATCAACCACGCATCATAGCATGCCAATGCACATTTTGACAATTACCCGTAGCTAAATTCAATTTTCTTTTGCTTCCAGTGGCATTCAAGTTCCATTTCTGCGTTGGATGAGCTACTATAGTCCTGTGCCATAATAGGGGACGTTGCAGGCAGTGCTTCTTACGTAGAGGCATTTGTGTGACCTCAACTGATTCTCAGTGCATTATGCAGCATCTGAAGTAATTGGCCACCACACCACTGGTCAAACCTGAGTTTGCCAGGACGCGAGCTACGGACCACTATACAATCACCGCTGTTGTCGAGTTCCAGACAAGCAGCACGGCTTGATCCCATGCTGCTTCTGGTTCCCTCTGGCGTTCGCACAGAACACAAGTACCACCTAGTTGTTTAGGTGCTGTCACCAACCGCTGCAGAATTTGCCAACCTGCTTTCTGTACCACCTCCCACCACTCTGTACAGTGATCTCAAGGCTCCACTGCTTGAGCACACAACATCGCGCTCGAGTTGTGCCCTGAACTTTGGCCTGAACCACGTGTTCCATTGGGTTTTCCTCGTCGCTGGCATTTTGCTGTGCTCTCATTGGCGCTGACTTCCTGAACCACCATGGACTGCTGGTCGACGTGAAACACCAACGCCTGCTAGACACTGCTACGTTGCTGTCTGCTCATGGTGCCTGGCCCACCTATAGTCGCCCCAATCACAACAGTTGCTGGTAATTCCTTTTCTTGCCTCCTTCAAAAGTTCCCGAACCTCAAGGACCACCTGGCTAGACAAAACCCATGCAACATGATGTTTGTCATCACATCCTAACTGGTCCACCTGTTTTTGCTCACCCAAGACGACTCGCCCAGGACAAACTCAAAATTGCCCAAGCAGAATTTTAACACATGTTGGAACTTGGAATCGCACGACTATCATCCAGTAGCTGGGCGTCTCCGTTCCACCTGGTCACCAAGAAATCAGGTGACTGGAGGCCGTGCGGCAACTACCAATCCCTGAACGCAAAAACCATTCCCAATCGGTACTTACTGCCTAACATCCAAGATTTCACGTGCACGTCGTGCATCCTTTGTGCACGTCGACATCGTCGGCCCGCTACCCCCATGCCAAGGCTATCATTATCTTCTGACATGTCTACAGCTACGGTCACCGCAGCTGCTTTTGTTTCGAGTTGAGTATCCCGATATGGCTGTCCAATAAAAACTGTCACTGATCGAGGCCGCCAATTCGAATCATCCCTTTTTGCAGGGCTCCTTCAACTTCTCGGAACAGCACGCTGACGAACTGCCtcgtaccatccccaaacaaatggcctcatcaaGAGATTTCATCGCTATCTCAAGGCAGCACTCACATTGCACAGCTGCCCTAACAAGTGGGTTGAAAGACTTCTGCTCATGCTTTTCGGAATTCGATCTGCCTTCAAAGAGGACCTCTCCTGCGCCACTGCACAACTTGTTTACGGCACTTCACGTCGCCTGCCAGCCGACTTCTTCGAAGAAAACAACCTCACCTCCTCTCTAACAACCGCAAGTACGTTGACCAGCTGCGCGATGTCTTCTGAAACCTCCGTCCATAGCCTACACGCTTGAACAAACACCGTGCAGTGTACATAACTTCAGAATTACAGACAGCCACACGTTTTTGTGTGGTACGGCCCTGTGCGCGGCTCGCTTCAGCCTCACTACCTCGGGCCATTCCCTGTTTTGGAACGTTTCTCTTCTAACTTCGTCATCAACGTAAATGGGACACGACATACCATTGCACTTAAGCGACTAATTAAGCCAGCATTCAGCAAAGCACCCGCACTGGACATGCGGACTCCGCCTTGCAAATGCATTTTTCGTCGCATTCACTGGGCTGCCACTTGTACATTGTAAAGCATCCACCGAGTCAGCTTCCTTTCTAATGGGGGAGCAGTATGTGGCGTAGCGGCCGTATCGACCGTTTCGCATTCTTTCAAACATTGCGTTCTTGTGTTGCCCAAAACATTGTCCTTTCATTATAAAACAGTTTTACAAAATGCTTTTATCTTTCCCAATCCTTAGCCCCGAGGTAAAAATGCACAAGTTATAGCATTTTGGGGAAATGTTTCACAAAAATCGGTCACCGAATGAAACCTGGAATGGCCCCCATTCGAGATGTGAACCCACCCCATGAGAAGCCGAGTGCTAGGCCAGGGAACACcgctacccattagaaaaaaacgGTGAGTTTTCGGTGGCACCAGCATTTGAACTCAGTACCTCCTGCACACGAGGCAGGTGCTCTACCGCTACGTCTCCTCGGTGGGCGCGATCTGCACCACGTGCACTAGCACTCATAAACACACTATTATGGCCTGACCTTCTTGCGATATATACTTGTTTAAAGGCGATTACTGACAAGAAACTATCCACCAGGAATGTTCTGGGAATTTACGAAATGACTTACTTCTGAAACTTTAAGACCTCGAGTTAACAAAATTAGGCACTTAACGGAGTTTTTCGCTGCAATTGCAACTTCATTGTATCGAAGTCCAACTGTATATATAAGCAGCATCGTTAAACCTAGCCTGAATGCTCGACACCGTCAACAAATCTTGTTCTGTGTCATCACTCACACGAGGGTCAATGACACCAAGTCCAACATTCCTAGACTAAATTTAgctttaaattatggggttttacgtgccaaaaccagttctgattatgaggcacgccgtagtgggggactccggaaatttagaccacctggggttctttaacgtgcacctaaatctaagtaaacgggtgttttcgcatttcgcccccatcgaaatgcggcctgccgtggccgggattcgatcccgcgacctcgtgctcagcagcccaacaccatagccactgagcaaccacggcgggtaaatttAGCTTTAAGGGGACATGTGGGCCTTTGACCAaagattttttaaaatctttattCTTTGAGGTGTAGCACTGGAAACTCATATGTAAATGTAATTCTTTGTGCTTATTTCAAATATGAGGTCCATTTTTGTTTATCTCCTTTCGTTCCAATTTTATGCTAGTGTCCTTTAAATATTTTCTGCacagatttgcaaaatatctgATGCTTATATTTCTCAAAATGGGGTATCAATGACTTTTGTATGATTCAAGGAATGCCGTAAGACTAACCTTATTGCTCTATCTCGCCTAGAACATGAGTTGTGTGGCTTTGAAGTTGAAACTCGAAGGAGTGTTTTTCTGGTGCTTAACTTTGAAGTCTCGCAACTCGCGTTCTAGttaaggcagagcaataaggcTGGTCTTACGGCactccttgaatcatacagaagccatAGATACCCTACCCTATTTTGAGAAATCTAAGCATAAGATATTTTGCAAACCTAGCAAAAAATTATTTCAAGGAAGCTCATATAAAATTAGAACCAGGGGAGATAACCAAAAATGGACTAGACATTCAACATAAGCACGCATAGGTACAACTTTTCAGCACCATATCTTGAAAagtaaaaattttttttctaaaacccaCTTCTCCCCTTAACTTAACATGTTCACTGTAACATGGCCACTGATGGTCGTGGCAGCCATTCCCCAGTTCGGGTGTGCAGTGCTTTCCTGCAGTGCACAATTAACTGACAGCTGTGCTAGAAATCAACAGAGTGGAaaaatttttgttgctttttaCTTGATGCATCGTGGTGCCATCTCTTTGCACCTTGAGAAAGTTTTAAAGGAGCAAAACTATCTGGTGACTCGCCAGTGGGTCACGACACACCAAAGAAATATGACAAGTGATCACCCATGTTGATAGAAGTGCTTCCCTTGTTCCGTCATACATGCACTGGCCTGTTTGGGCAATACAGGGGCACATTGCTTAATATCTTGCTGAAAATGTTCGATAAAAAATTTAGGGCTTACCTCTGCACTGCTCCtcctcaaattttgcagaaagatCACATTTTGGAGTCTGTCAGTGTAACACTTGGCACAGTTAATTACCTGGTTTTTaacaaaaaaaatgcagcagatccaacgaatTGGAATCTACATACTagtacagcgaagctttgtgcgaGTGCATAAAGGGTACAatcatgcatacacacacacatataagtGCGGGcacacacaaattataccgagtCTTTCttaagcggagttgctgactaGCAACCACCATTACACGGCCAGCGCCACCGCTGCCGTGAAtgcacggaggcgagcgccatctggtggtggtgcaaggaacccagcggcgcgcctgctccactgtgattggttggcctattcagcAAGAGAACAGCTGGGCCGCAGCCACGGTCATGAAACCCGGTAGGTttgcaaagaaaagctttgcttTTAAAATGCAAAGATGACTTCGTTTATGAGCATGCAAGTTGCTGCAGCGATGGTGCGAGCGTAAACTCTTGTGCCGCCATGGCAACAGCTTGCGTACTCATCAACGAAGGCAACTTCGCATCTTTTTTTCTTAAGAACCAGGCCTAACTGTGCCTAGTCTTACACTCAGGATGTAGACTCCAAACACAAACTTTAGCAAGAACACTGCAGCGGTAAGCGCGAAATATGCACATCCCTGTATACTACACACTCCCGCAAGGGGAATTCTGTACACCGCACAGGCAACATACGACCTAGCATGTTGCAGCAAGCTGGAGTACAACTACGTTTCTAAGTCAATTACCTCAACGCACTCAATACTCGCCAGAAATGTCTTGGAGGATAAGCATCCCACCCTTTTTTTTCTACACCCTGGAGAGTGGGACTGCGCCACTGCAAGAACTCCTTGCTATACAGCTCTACTGCTGGTGGCCCACAGAAGACACATCAACGGGTCTGGACGAGTGGCAATGCGACTGGGAAAGTAGCTGGACTCCGAAAGCGATGACTCGAAACACGAGTTATTCAAAAGTAATTTTCTCTATTTTGTATGTGTCTCCCTTTCTGCACGTGTTTTTCTGAACTGTGCGCAGCCAAAATGCAAGCTGTAGCAAATAGCTAGCCCACCTCTCTGCCTTAAAAGCTTGGCTTCAACTCTGCAATTTGTCAGATTGTTCATCTCGCAGAAAATGAGAAGATATGAGCAATTTAGCACTGTGCAATGCCATGATGTGTATCAAAAGCACTGGTGAAAATATTTTAAGATGCATTGCACTTCTGATTGGGCCAGTTCTGCAAAGTTGCATATATGTGCAAggttttttgggggggggggttttCCGTCATTTGGGTATTACATATATAGAACAGCTATTATTTTTGTAGGCAGAGGGGTATAGTTACGTCAATAATGGAATGAAATATGTAGTCTTATTAGTGTTCAGGGACATAAGCCAAGTAGCACACCAGTCTTAAATATCAATGAAATCATCCAGAAGGAAGAAACATCAGTAAAGTTATTGAAAGGGTGGTAAGGAACCCAAGCATCAGCAAAAATAAGGATTTTAGCGGTTACAGAAAGTGGCATGCCATTAGTACATATAAATGAATTAATTCCAGTAAAACGAGGTGGAAGGTAGATGCCTGTGTCTTTGGCCTCGGTATATCAGTAAGGCATCATGTAACAGGTTAATTTCTTTGACTGTTGTTGAGTGTTTTACATCCAGCATACATTTGAAGTCTGAATGGGTGCTTTGAAagtatgctagacatgaaatagtttaGGTTCTCATATGTGATCCTGGAGGGGGTTCCCGCATAGCGTCTGCATCGTTTAAACTTGACAACTCTCGCTGAAGAGTTGAAAATCCTTAATCCATTCTGTAGCAGTACGCATTTCCCCGGTTCTGAAGATGCGGAAAACGTGTCAAAACTAAATTTTTAATGGACTGAATCAAATTGCCATCAGAAGGGGATATGAAGCAGACAGACAGTGAAGAAAGATTGCTTTTAAATGTACTGTCTATTGTTAAATGCATATATGTTCTTTCTTAGAAACATACTATACATTTTAATAGCCCTGTGGCTGACCTACAGTGACCTTCTTGCATTGGACCAGATACTAGCTGGAAAAGCTATTGGTCCAAATATTTTTGTAGGCTTCTTTTCAACATTGTAGAATAAGGCTTTAATTCAGTGATTGATTGAAGCCACGGGAGGCATAAGGGAAATTGActtattttttattgaaaaggaTTTTCTGTCAGGTGGGAGCCGAACTCACAAGTCCCACATTACACATGCGGTGCTTTGAGAAAGTTCAGTTGGGCAGGAGCGTCACAAGCCTCGAGATTATGCGAGGTCTTTGTGCTGTATTGTATGGCGATGGAGCTGCTTTCTGTAGGTGAAGGCCTTTGAGCAGTGGGCGCACTGAAACGGCTTCTCGCCCGTGTGGAGACGCATGTGGGATTTCAGGGACTGTTTCTGTACGCAGGCGTACGAGCAGACGCTGCACTTGTACCGCTTCTCGCCCGTGTGGATGCGCCGGTGGTACTCGACGTGCTCCTTGCGCTTGAACCCCCGCCCACACACCTCGCACAGAAAAGGCCGCTCATTCGAGTGTGTCCGCTGGTGGAATGCCAGCTTGCTCCTGTACTTGGCCACGTAAGGACAGTACTGGCAGCTGGCAGTCCTCCGGCCCACCAATTCAGCGCCGGCAACCTCCCCTGAAAGGACATCGACGGTCTCGATCGGAGTTTCCCCAGATACTACTTCAGCCATGTTTGCTGGCTCTGTTTCATTTGGCAAGCTTGATGCTGGAGCTGAGAAAGGGCTACCGAGCACATCATCGACGATTTCCAGGGATAATGATCGGCTGGAGACAATGACGGGCAGTCCTGCAAACACGGGCAAGTTTTGCTCAGTAGGTGAAGCCAAGAATCTTGCACAAACAGTTGGAAGGCAACTCAACCTTCAGTGgaagtcgatgaaagacaatgtcttcctgagcAGGTTGGGAATGAGAATGAGGCGGAGTCAATGTGCATGGCATTCttctttttaaaattaaattctggggttttacatgccaaaaccacaatctgattatgaggcacgccatagtggaagactgcagattaattttgaccacctggggttctttaacctggccccaatgcacgggacacaggagtttctgcatttcacccttATCGAATTGCAGGCactgtggccaggattcgatccagggacctcgtgcttagcagtgcaaagTCATAGCTACCAAGCAACCATGGTGGGTATGGCACTCTTTGCATCACCTCCTTGTGTGAGGGGAGTAGAAGTGTCGgactgcttcaattttttttaccgCACTATCACTGAGATCGGCCctcatttttagactgcacataCTCATGGAAACAGCCCACCCTTTTAGAATATTGCACTACCTTTGAGATCGGTCCACATTACATTTTTAGCTATCTCCAGGGTTGGCCGACGATGGCCCACGAAAAGCATTTTGTGGCTAACCCAGATACCCAATACGGAAAAGTGGGGCAACTTGCCAAGGAAGACACTGTCCTCAAAAAGCAATTTGATGATTGGGGCGGTACAGAAACATAGACATAACAAACACAGATAAAACAAATTATAGAATATAACAAAGTCAATCTGACATTTTTCTCGTCAATATCAGTAGGTAACAAATGTACGCTTGCAACAAATATCACATATAATGAGGTTCAACTGTAAATGGCTGTGCAGTGAGTAAAGATGCAAGTTACATAGGCAATAAAGCTATAAAGATTAGTTCTGGGGCTTTATCCTCAAGTGATAAATTACAGGTATATCAGTTGAAGTGCACACTGATTAGCCAAGCCAGCAGAAGCAGATGCAATGAAAAGAAGTGTGCAGCTAATGTCAACATATTTTCTATGAAAAAAGCCTGTTCTATTGGTCCACTTCGGTCTCAGCCCGAAAACATAATTCCAACTGAAACAGATTACACAAAACTAATAAGAATCAACTGTGACATAAGTTTGCTATAAAGTGTGTAAGAAATATGCTGGCAACGTGTATCAGCATTCCGTTTAAAGGTACACCTTAATAATTCTTGTGGTAGCAAAGCACTCTTTTGAATAAAATTACTTTCAATTGATGGCTCTTCCAGGAAAGCACAAATACTCTAGGCACATATCACGCCAATGAGGCACACCAAAATGTGAAAACACATAATGCTAGCCACAATGCCTCAAACCATCAGTAAATCCAGCCTCATAACATTCAAATGTTAGAGTAACAAGAGCAGTTGACTTAGAAAGCACACACAACAACAGTGGTGGCATATGATCAATCACTGTGAGAGTGATTAGACCCACAAGCAGAAGTGAGCAACCCAGACAGTGCACAATGTGTCGAAGTGATTCGTGAAGCCTTGTAGAGCAACTAAAATAATGCTGCTAGCCGAACAAACCATTTACCCCTTAAAGGTTCTCGACGACCTCACCTCGTCCTGAGTGATCATCACATTTGGGTTATGACAAGCCCGCTTCGGACAATAGACAATCTATCATCGCTTTGACAAAATGAGATTTTCCATACTATTTGCAGGCATATTTCTGTAATCTAACCATGTTATTAAAGCATATCACATGAAATGATGAGCAATTATGGCAGTTTCTATTTTAGAAAAAAGTAGGCCTTCAAGGGGTTAATCGGAAAGCATGAAAACAGGGTTTGAAGAAACTCAAAAACCATGCACGAGTAACCAAAACTCTTGTATTGTGCCTGTAGAAGGTTCTACTTGAATATACCCACATAAAGCCAGCAGACAATGAcaacaaggaaagcatagggtatTACTTCTTTAAATAATTGAAATGTGGAAAttataaattaaaataaaagtgGACAAAAACACAACCGGCCGCACAGGAGATACAAACTCAGGTCTTAGCATTACacatgcgatgctcttaccaattgagctgcTGTTTCGTCGTTTTCCTGTCCACTTGCTTGGGTATATACGTATGTGTACTAGagttaaccctgggagtgttagccagcgcgtGGGTTTGTATCCCACCTGTGGCTAGTTGTTTTTTCACccactttcatttatttataatttccaCATTTCAATTAAATAAAACAAGTAATTCCCCCTACACTTTCTTTGTAGTCATTGTCTGTTGGCCTTATGTGGTTGTGACATGAAAACTGGGCCTCTCTGTTCCCTTTCTTCTGGTTCATTACATGAGCATAGTAACCAAAAGATTCCTACAAATGTCGCAATAACTAAATGAGCCAGACTACATTTATAAAGCGAGATAGCCAACAGTGCTTAGTAAAAAGCAAATAAACAGCAGGTCCGTGCTGCAGGCATTTATGTTTACAGTAATGTTTAGGCAAACCATGAGAAAACTTCAATAAGCACCTTCAAACATGGCACATGGTCAGGCCTAGCCCTCCTCAAACACTCGAATGCTGAACACTTTATCAGCAAGAAAGTCTTGCACAAGTAACAAGAGAGCCTAATACAAATAAATCATATATTTTCAAGTCACAAGAAACAATAGTTGTAGCCTATCAATGTATGAATCACTGTACACAAAATACCACAGGCATAACCTGGAGCAACGGTGCTCATGGCAAATCTTGCCACTGTATTCAAGAACAACCCATTAGAAATGTCGGTGCTGCATGAGTGTTgccacagaagaaaaaaaaaagcaatatgtCGATGCAGACaagttgttgctaccaaagccttTATGCCAGCAGCTAACAAAATAACAGCTGGTCATAGCACTACTAGGTTTGTCTGCTTTCATTGAACTCAGCGTCATGAGATGCCAACAGCAGTACAATTGTTCCGGTATTGCCAAACCTTTTACTGTCAATCTTTTGCTATTCAAACTTCTGTACTAAACACACAAGCAAAAGCAGTTCACACAGCAGCACTCATCATATCAAGCCACAAAACTGTCAATGAAACCTTATATTACTGCTGGTCATGGCGGTTTTGGTCTGAAATGCTAGTTCACAAATCGGGAACGTACCAGAGGGACCTCGAGAGGTCTGAACTGAGGAGCTACAATTGGCGTAAGTACATATTACAATGATTATGGCCGAATGGCAAAAACCAATGATGCACTAATTATGTGTCATGTTGACCTTCTTTTGCGACACAGAGGTGGGCCAGACAAGTCGTGAACAGAGCTACAACATTAGACTTTTTTTCAGATAGAAAGTGCAATTAGAGAGTAGTGCCAGTAGTTTCCCCATACTAGCCTTAAACAGCTCACTGTGCGCGCTCTTATGTGCTTGCTACCTTAACATACCGTAAGGAAAAGTACGGATACAGGAGCCCTGAAAACACAAGCTCAACCCATTTCGTGGCTCACAGGAGGCAAAAAAGACAGAATCTGAGTCACTTTTCTTTGCTACAACAAAAACAGTGAGCTTGGAACGCAATATGAATGTAATTTCGATTTTATTATTAGAGCTACACAAATCAGCAATGAACATGTAGGGTTCTAAATGTAGGCTCAATTTTTccgttaaaaaaaatattgcaacatGTTTTTGCAGTACTAGACTTATTAGTTCTGCGAGGGCATTCTGTAAAATTTTAATGAAAGCCAGGGAATATTGTTGTTGTAAATGCCCTTAAAATTGGCCAATTTCTGCTACTTTTGCAATTTTGGCATTTATGGGgttttattacgaaataaatgtGTAATGTAGCTGCACATTTCTTCAGTAATTTGCAAGAAACTATTTGGAGATTTGTCAGAAATTTTTATGGCTTATTGCCTTAGCTAAAATGGCCCCACAAAGCCACCGATTTCAGGGTCAGTGAGAAGTGCTTGCTCAAAAAGTAAACTTTGGCaaagtttcaaaaaaaaaaaaaatactgtgagTGGCATAAGCCTAAGTTTCCTAGGGCAAATAGTTCTAACAGTTCAAAATTACCCAAAAAAATGTTCGGTGATGTACATTGTTTTAGTGTTGGAGTGATAGGTCTTGAAACTTGTAAAATCTGCAAGTTGCAAAAGTGCTcacaattttctttttcaaaattggCGCTGCGTCTCGCAACATAAAGGTTGATTCCTTTCTGCAGAGACATTTGCACAACTCGTACAAAATTTTTGCTGGTAACAAAACATATTCAGGACTCCCCTAAGTCTGTCATTATCTGAACACACCCATTGCACATACACAACACAACAAAAGGGCCGCACACTGTATATCAACTGGCAATTAATCATACAGAAAAGCTACATAAACAGTGTACATACGAACTGCGTGATTTAATGGCAGAAAATTACATTGACCGTCGAGAGGAGGAAATTGTTGACTTAGTATGGAGCCAGGTGTCGCAGAATAGAGGTAACCAGAAATTGCTGAGAGGCCATTGCACTGCATTGGAATTGGAAAgataattattattattgcagtTGGTTAAAAATTATGCTTACAGAAATAATTCACAAAAAACAATTATGCAGGTCCCATGCAATGTGTGAAAAGATCTTACCTGAAGCATTTTGAAGGCGCCTGGCTAACCAATATGGTTTGTGGTTCTGCAGAGCGTTGCCTTGTGGACCAAAGTGTTCGTGCAAAGCCAGCAATTGTGCATGTGACACCAGCATGTGTGTGATGACAACAGCAAGTTCATGACAGCAGAGGCGATGATAGTATGAAAGTGACAGTGATAATGGGATGACCAACTTTTTTTGTACTCCGGAAAAGAACCATTTCAAACATGTATTTTACGAC encodes the following:
- the LOC119466051 gene encoding zinc finger protein isoform X1 — encoded protein: MLQCNGLSAISGYLYSATPGSILRLPVIVSSRSLSLEIVDDVLGSPFSAPASSLPNETEPANMAEVVSGETPIETVDVLSGEVAGAELVGRRTASCQYCPYVAKYRSKLAFHQRTHSNERPFLCEVCGRGFKRKEHVEYHRRIHTGEKRYKCSVCSYACVQKQSLKSHMRLHTGEKPFQCAHCSKAFTYRKQLHRHTIQHKDLA
- the LOC119466051 gene encoding zinc finger protein isoform X2, which gives rise to MPAAVAQGLPVIVSSRSLSLEIVDDVLGSPFSAPASSLPNETEPANMAEVVSGETPIETVDVLSGEVAGAELVGRRTASCQYCPYVAKYRSKLAFHQRTHSNERPFLCEVCGRGFKRKEHVEYHRRIHTGEKRYKCSVCSYACVQKQSLKSHMRLHTGEKPFQCAHCSKAFTYRKQLHRHTIQHKDLA